One part of the Sorangiineae bacterium MSr11954 genome encodes these proteins:
- a CDS encoding flippase-like domain-containing protein: protein MDIPMDAPRSRVRLDRIAQLVLAAAAVALFVTMVPRGALIDALHLVRATGPRLALVLLPFAVAVLFDSAAQAVLFSRLGRKAAIHVAAQARLASEAIALSTPGGGVLGEPVAALVLARRGNIPPGESVAVAAARRVLLMRVHAAWIVSGALAGWSLLAARSHDLLGSRWLPWLILASALLPLMAATGVDLAFASGSLAGKVLGGLTRIVPAKIKAYLRKGEAQALVVDGSAKSLLRSGVRALLVPALLFGGVWVAESCEAYLIIHLLGGSTPFVHVMAIEASASILRAIAFFAPAGIGVQDMGYLALLSGGDPRTAAVATGFVIVKRGREALTIAMGLVTLALSARRTRSTRAAGSLDAGER from the coding sequence ATGGATATTCCCATGGATGCACCGCGCTCACGCGTCCGCCTCGATCGGATCGCGCAGCTCGTGCTCGCGGCCGCCGCCGTGGCCCTCTTCGTCACCATGGTCCCGCGCGGCGCGCTGATCGATGCGCTGCACCTGGTGCGCGCCACCGGCCCCCGGCTCGCCCTCGTCCTCCTCCCCTTCGCGGTGGCCGTCCTCTTCGACTCCGCGGCGCAAGCCGTCCTCTTTTCCCGCCTCGGCCGCAAGGCCGCCATCCACGTCGCCGCCCAAGCGCGCCTCGCGTCGGAGGCCATCGCGCTCAGCACCCCGGGCGGCGGCGTGCTCGGCGAGCCGGTGGCCGCGCTGGTCCTGGCGCGCCGGGGAAACATCCCGCCGGGCGAGAGCGTCGCGGTCGCCGCCGCGCGAAGGGTGCTGCTGATGCGCGTGCACGCGGCCTGGATCGTGTCGGGCGCGCTCGCCGGGTGGAGCTTGCTCGCCGCGCGATCGCACGACCTCTTGGGCTCGCGGTGGCTGCCGTGGCTGATCCTCGCGTCGGCGCTGCTGCCGCTGATGGCCGCCACCGGCGTCGACCTAGCCTTTGCGTCGGGATCGCTGGCCGGCAAGGTGCTGGGCGGCTTGACCCGGATCGTGCCGGCGAAGATCAAGGCCTATCTCCGCAAAGGGGAGGCGCAGGCGTTGGTCGTGGATGGCTCGGCCAAGAGCCTCTTGCGCAGCGGTGTGCGCGCGCTCCTCGTCCCTGCCCTGCTCTTCGGCGGCGTGTGGGTCGCCGAGTCGTGCGAGGCGTACCTGATCATCCACCTGCTCGGCGGGAGCACGCCGTTCGTTCACGTCATGGCCATCGAGGCCAGCGCGTCCATCCTCCGCGCCATCGCGTTCTTCGCGCCCGCGGGGATCGGCGTGCAGGACATGGGCTACTTGGCCCTGCTGAGCGGCGGCGATCCTCGGACGGCCGCCGTGGCCACCGGGTTCGTCATCGTCAAACGCGGTCGCGAGGCCCTCACCATCGCCATGGGGCTCGTGACCCTCGCACTTTCGGCGCGGAGGACGCGAAGTACGCGCGCCGCTGGCAGCCTCGACGCAGGGGAAAGATAG
- a CDS encoding MMPL family transporter, which produces MWRNRVTRAASRLARAYSRKWIALQLRRPLTVLAVSLVTALVGMVLASRLELKTRFDQLLPDGQPSVVELRRLEQHVAVGSNIFVVIEGPSSERVRARGDAIVARVRALREPWLLGADDGVHEARRYLLPRAGLFAPLRELVKLREDVQARWDWEVNEALGQNVADEAPPPITAESIQQRLGGTDDVRPDGYFQSRDRRTLVVVVRTSIASGDLGRAQAALDRVRAAVDSAGADSAGVPASADSASAGPAGADSTGELRIGYAGDLVTGLAEYSAVKEDLAHVGVLGVGLVLAVVALFFLRLRALVATGIAIGIGLAWTFGVTELAIGHLNVATGFLVSIVAGNGLNFSVLYLARYFEMRRAKATLPAAIADAHRTTWPATLTVAMAAAAAYGSLGATQFRAFKHFGFIGAAGMVACWFATYIVVPPLLVVIERARPLRMAPGRGLWGYLRAHGLAFEAPFVAAVTKAPRLVTIAGLLLVAGAAIVFPPYLARDPIEYDMRRLQNDLGKGSEMYRVAALARDVLGTGLESGLVVLCDSMDQVQALARALEARRDAAPPDARPFDAVHTLFDFVPQGQAEKIPVLDDLRELILRVRAKGAISDTDWNALAPMLPPEDLAPIALDSLPDAVTRPFTLRDGKVGPLVLVETAKNRSDSDLHYLLELAQAVRETTLPTGETIRGTGRPVIFADMLGAVLRDEPRAVALSLTLTIAAVVIMFRRGSLVLLALASLALGVVWFLGCMAVSGIKIHFFNFIALPITFGIAADYAVNVVQRYAFDPKAGIVAAMRSVGGAVVLCSATTTLGYLALVGSINQAIRGLGALAVLGEICCLAAAMLVLPGALMWRARSTKTSPRASMPPAPLPPASQKTAHGGGGA; this is translated from the coding sequence GTGTGGCGTAATCGCGTAACACGCGCCGCCTCGCGGCTCGCCCGCGCGTACAGCAGGAAGTGGATTGCGCTACAACTTCGCCGCCCCCTGACCGTGCTGGCGGTGAGCCTGGTGACGGCCCTCGTCGGGATGGTCCTGGCCTCGCGGCTCGAGCTCAAGACGCGCTTCGATCAACTGCTCCCCGACGGACAGCCGAGCGTGGTCGAGCTTCGCAGGTTGGAGCAGCACGTCGCCGTCGGGAGCAATATCTTCGTGGTGATCGAGGGCCCGAGCTCGGAGCGCGTTCGGGCGCGCGGCGATGCCATCGTGGCGCGGGTGCGCGCGCTTCGCGAGCCGTGGCTGCTCGGCGCCGACGACGGTGTGCACGAGGCGCGGCGCTATCTCTTGCCGCGCGCGGGGCTGTTTGCGCCGCTGCGCGAGCTGGTCAAGCTGCGCGAGGACGTGCAGGCCCGCTGGGATTGGGAGGTCAACGAAGCCCTCGGGCAAAATGTGGCCGACGAGGCGCCGCCGCCCATCACTGCCGAATCGATTCAACAACGGCTCGGCGGCACGGACGACGTTCGGCCCGACGGCTATTTCCAATCGCGCGATCGGCGCACCCTGGTGGTGGTGGTGCGAACGTCGATCGCGTCGGGCGATCTCGGTCGCGCCCAGGCCGCGCTCGACCGGGTTCGGGCCGCCGTTGATTCCGCGGGCGCCGACTCTGCGGGCGTCCCCGCGAGCGCCGACTCTGCGAGCGCCGGCCCCGCGGGCGCCGATTCCACGGGCGAGCTTCGCATCGGCTATGCGGGCGATCTGGTCACGGGCCTGGCCGAGTACAGCGCGGTCAAGGAGGACCTCGCGCACGTCGGGGTGCTCGGCGTAGGGCTGGTGCTGGCGGTGGTGGCCCTCTTCTTTTTGCGCCTTCGCGCCCTGGTGGCCACCGGCATCGCCATTGGCATCGGCCTGGCGTGGACCTTTGGCGTCACCGAGCTCGCGATTGGCCACTTGAACGTGGCGACGGGTTTCTTGGTGAGCATCGTCGCGGGCAATGGGCTCAACTTTTCCGTCCTATACCTGGCCCGCTACTTCGAAATGCGGCGCGCGAAGGCCACCCTCCCCGCGGCCATCGCCGATGCCCACCGCACCACGTGGCCCGCCACCCTCACGGTGGCCATGGCCGCGGCGGCCGCCTATGGCTCGCTCGGCGCCACGCAGTTTCGCGCGTTCAAGCACTTCGGCTTCATCGGCGCCGCCGGCATGGTGGCGTGCTGGTTCGCCACGTACATCGTGGTGCCGCCGCTGCTGGTCGTGATCGAGCGGGCGCGCCCGCTGCGGATGGCGCCCGGGCGGGGGCTCTGGGGCTACCTTCGCGCGCACGGCCTCGCCTTCGAGGCACCCTTCGTCGCGGCGGTGACCAAGGCGCCGCGGCTGGTGACCATCGCCGGCCTTTTGCTCGTCGCCGGCGCGGCGATCGTGTTCCCGCCGTACCTCGCGCGCGATCCCATCGAGTACGACATGCGCCGCCTGCAGAACGATCTGGGCAAGGGCTCGGAGATGTACCGGGTGGCCGCCCTGGCGCGCGATGTCCTCGGCACCGGCCTCGAATCGGGGTTGGTGGTCCTGTGCGACAGCATGGACCAGGTGCAGGCCTTGGCCCGCGCGCTGGAAGCGCGGCGGGACGCGGCCCCGCCGGACGCGCGCCCCTTCGACGCCGTCCACACCTTGTTCGACTTCGTTCCCCAGGGCCAAGCCGAAAAGATCCCCGTGCTCGACGATCTTCGCGAGCTCATTCTGCGCGTGCGCGCCAAGGGCGCCATCTCGGACACGGATTGGAACGCGCTCGCGCCCATGCTGCCACCCGAAGATCTCGCCCCCATCGCGCTCGACTCGCTCCCCGACGCCGTCACCCGCCCCTTCACCTTGCGCGACGGCAAGGTCGGCCCGTTGGTGCTGGTGGAGACCGCCAAGAACCGCAGCGACTCGGACTTGCACTACTTGCTCGAGCTCGCGCAGGCCGTGCGCGAAACCACCTTGCCCACCGGCGAGACCATCCGCGGCACGGGCCGCCCGGTGATCTTCGCCGACATGCTGGGCGCCGTTCTGCGCGACGAACCGCGCGCCGTAGCGCTCTCGCTCACGCTGACCATCGCGGCCGTGGTGATCATGTTCCGGCGCGGGAGCCTGGTGCTGCTGGCGCTGGCCAGCTTGGCGCTCGGGGTCGTGTGGTTCCTCGGGTGCATGGCCGTGTCGGGCATCAAGATTCACTTCTTCAACTTCATCGCGCTGCCCATCACCTTCGGCATCGCCGCCGACTATGCGGTGAACGTCGTCCAGCGCTACGCCTTCGATCCCAAGGCCGGCATCGTGGCGGCCATGCGCAGCGTCGGAGGCGCCGTGGTCCTCTGCAGCGCCACCACCACCCTCGGCTACCTTGCGCTCGTCGGCTCGATCAACCAAGCCATCCGCGGCTTGGGCGCCCTGGCGGTGCTGGGCGAGATCTGCTGCCTCGCCGCGGCCATGCTCGTCTTGCCCGGCGCGCTGATGTGGCGCGCGCGCAGCACGAAGACGTCGCCCCGCGCGTCCATGCCGCCCGCGCCGCTGCCGCCGGCATCGCAGAAGACCGCCCACGGAGGAGGAGGCGCCTGA
- a CDS encoding sterol desaturase family protein, whose protein sequence is MHSFTWEIASPILIVLWAVGIIVLERLRPYDRGQKLFREGFFLDFFWYTLVQSYALGWIISLIIRFVDEETGLTRLQLVSSWPVVAQLAFFWVTHDFYIYWFHRLQHNNRYLWRIHEAHHSGHDIDWLAGSRSHALEILINQTIEYAPIVLLGAHPDVALMKGVLDATWGMYIHSNIDVRSGWLQYVINGPEMHRWHHSRIYHGTGFNFATKIAIWDWLFGTAHFPKGEKPVGYGLGDGATFPDGYIAQHVHSFRLFEDERQGTERTDSPELHAVTEAREDSRVA, encoded by the coding sequence GTGCACAGCTTCACTTGGGAAATCGCGTCACCGATCCTCATCGTCCTCTGGGCGGTGGGGATCATCGTCCTCGAACGACTTCGCCCTTACGATCGCGGCCAGAAGCTCTTTCGGGAGGGGTTCTTTCTGGACTTCTTCTGGTACACGCTCGTTCAAAGCTATGCGCTGGGCTGGATCATCAGCCTGATCATCCGCTTCGTCGACGAGGAGACGGGGCTCACCCGGCTCCAATTGGTTTCGAGCTGGCCGGTGGTGGCGCAGCTCGCGTTTTTTTGGGTCACCCACGACTTTTACATTTATTGGTTTCACCGTCTGCAGCACAACAACCGCTACCTGTGGCGCATCCACGAGGCGCACCACTCGGGCCATGACATCGACTGGCTCGCGGGCTCCCGCTCGCACGCGCTCGAAATCCTCATCAACCAGACCATCGAATATGCGCCCATCGTCTTGCTCGGCGCGCACCCCGATGTGGCGTTGATGAAAGGGGTCCTCGATGCGACCTGGGGCATGTACATCCACTCCAACATCGATGTACGGAGCGGATGGCTCCAATACGTGATCAACGGGCCCGAGATGCACCGCTGGCATCATTCGCGCATTTATCACGGGACCGGATTCAATTTTGCGACCAAGATCGCCATCTGGGATTGGCTCTTTGGCACCGCGCACTTTCCAAAGGGCGAAAAGCCGGTGGGCTACGGGCTCGGCGACGGCGCCACCTTTCCCGACGGATACATCGCCCAACATGTGCATTCGTTTCGTCTGTTCGAGGACGAGCGCCAGGGGACCGAGCGGACCGATTCGCCCGAATTGCACGCGGTGACCGAGGCGCGCGAGGATTCCCGTGTGGCGTAA
- a CDS encoding N-acetylneuraminate synthase family protein: MSSIVRIGDRDVGPGCPVFFVAEIGINHNGSVELAKQLIDGALAAGCDAVKFQKRTPELCVPKAQWHIERDTPWGRLTYIDYRRKIEFGEREYAEIDRYCRGRGILWFASCWDEPSVDFMEQFEPPCYKAASASLTDHALIRKMKRTGRPLMLSTGMSTMEEIDAAVTAAGLDELLIAHSTSLYPCPPELLNLRMIDTLGERFPTCPIGYSGHEVGLAPSCAAVAMGARFVERHITLDRAMWGTDQAASVEIGGLVRLLTNIRDIERSLGDGVKHVYPLEHAARTKLRRVRTDETNAAVTGLALTEKRDNGAASPTEINGVSHV; this comes from the coding sequence GTGAGCTCTATCGTACGTATCGGAGATCGCGATGTCGGCCCCGGTTGTCCGGTGTTCTTCGTCGCGGAAATCGGCATTAACCACAACGGTTCGGTCGAGCTGGCGAAACAGCTCATCGATGGCGCGCTCGCCGCGGGGTGCGACGCGGTCAAGTTTCAGAAGCGGACCCCCGAGCTTTGCGTTCCCAAGGCGCAGTGGCACATCGAGCGCGACACCCCCTGGGGGCGCCTTACGTATATTGATTATCGACGTAAGATCGAGTTCGGCGAGCGCGAATACGCCGAGATCGATCGCTATTGCCGCGGGCGCGGCATCCTCTGGTTCGCGTCGTGCTGGGACGAGCCCTCGGTCGACTTCATGGAGCAGTTCGAGCCACCTTGTTACAAGGCGGCGTCGGCCTCGTTGACCGATCATGCGCTCATTCGAAAGATGAAGCGAACCGGCCGGCCGCTCATGCTCTCCACGGGCATGTCGACCATGGAGGAGATCGACGCCGCGGTGACCGCCGCCGGGCTGGACGAGCTCCTCATCGCGCACTCCACGTCGCTCTACCCGTGTCCGCCCGAACTCCTCAACCTCCGGATGATCGATACGTTGGGAGAGCGATTCCCCACGTGCCCGATTGGCTACTCGGGGCACGAGGTCGGGCTGGCCCCGAGCTGCGCCGCCGTGGCCATGGGCGCCCGCTTCGTCGAGCGCCACATCACCCTGGATCGCGCCATGTGGGGCACCGATCAAGCGGCGTCCGTCGAGATCGGCGGCTTGGTGCGGCTCCTCACCAACATCCGCGACATCGAGCGCTCCCTGGGCGACGGCGTCAAGCACGTTTACCCGCTGGAGCATGCGGCGCGCACCAAGCTCCGCCGCGTGCGCACGGACGAGACCAACGCCGCCGTGACGGGCTTGGCGCTCACCGAAAAGCGCGACAACGGGGCTGCATCCCCGACGGAGATCAACGGCGTCAGCCACGTGTGA
- a CDS encoding ribonuclease H-like domain-containing protein — MEEEWLWGWDPTPGIVSVWAEPDGRAFVWRRLPESGELVRDDLRFRPWILLASLEDLAHLGPRLAPERPERPETPERLAKHEASDERRAPDARRMGTSPLVTYQELDGPGTLRYIVRADDGRALARAVLHGAGRRVGRALEHLRELGPDRVFVLPPEEQYLMASGRTYFRDLAFDQLRRMQFDLETTGLDPDRDRIFLIALRDPEGRTEVLQAHDEGASGEADLVRRFMAFVHACDPDVIENHNLHGFDLPFLAARAQALEVPLTLGRGGGPGLRKRPAARGASLGRGGAEGRDALRRMRYTVPGREMIDSMDAVRRHDFSARDLPGHGLKAVARHFGLAGPSREHISGAHVYEVFRRDPERVLRYARDDVTEAAGVARLLGGAAFALARMAPRRYERLADAGPATGVLDPLLVRAYLRAGAALPVHQSSDGTPHQGAALHLFATGVARRIVKADVASLYPSLMRQYAIGPERDRLGVLLALVDRLVEQRLGAKAKARACPPGSAERYTHEALSAAMKIVVNSAYGYLGAASLTRFADVHAANEVTRRGREVLDLLCRELAARGVTLLEADTDGVYFAVPESFTETDERRIVAEVATLLPSKVHLEFDGRYAAMLSHEPKNYALQPYDGALVLRGVAFRSSRAEPFGEDFLRRALRALLAGHVAGVREAYVATVGALRRRGISTYDVAARVRLTKSSAQYASTRLQRRELSYEAVLSSGRTAWTSGEHVRVYRATGGRAALLPDPDAEENPERDGASRIDDPRDYDVDYYVRLLRDTFAARLSRALSPEDFAAAFADPEQLSLFDASLTHARPVLNVLRDPLSNRT, encoded by the coding sequence ATCGAGGAAGAGTGGCTCTGGGGATGGGACCCGACCCCGGGAATCGTATCGGTGTGGGCCGAACCCGATGGCCGCGCCTTCGTGTGGCGGCGGCTGCCCGAGTCGGGCGAGCTCGTGCGCGACGATCTGCGATTCCGGCCTTGGATACTCCTCGCCTCGCTGGAGGATCTGGCGCACCTCGGGCCAAGGCTCGCACCCGAGAGGCCCGAGAGGCCCGAGACGCCCGAGAGGCTCGCGAAGCACGAGGCATCCGACGAGCGACGGGCCCCCGACGCGCGACGGATGGGGACGAGCCCGCTGGTCACGTACCAAGAGCTCGATGGCCCGGGCACCCTTCGATACATCGTGCGCGCCGACGATGGACGCGCGCTGGCGCGGGCGGTGCTCCATGGCGCGGGCCGCCGCGTGGGGCGGGCGCTCGAGCACCTTCGCGAGCTGGGGCCGGACCGGGTGTTCGTGCTGCCGCCCGAGGAGCAATATTTGATGGCCTCCGGGCGCACCTATTTTCGGGATCTCGCCTTCGACCAGCTGCGCCGCATGCAGTTCGACTTGGAGACCACCGGGCTCGATCCCGACCGCGATCGGATCTTCCTGATCGCCCTCCGCGATCCCGAGGGGCGCACGGAGGTGCTGCAGGCGCACGATGAGGGCGCCTCCGGCGAGGCGGATCTCGTTCGCCGCTTCATGGCCTTCGTGCACGCGTGCGATCCGGACGTGATCGAGAATCACAATTTGCACGGCTTCGATTTGCCCTTCCTCGCCGCCCGCGCGCAGGCGCTGGAGGTGCCGCTCACCTTGGGGCGCGGCGGCGGTCCGGGGTTGCGAAAGCGGCCCGCGGCGCGCGGAGCTTCGCTCGGGCGCGGCGGCGCCGAAGGGCGCGATGCGCTTCGCCGCATGCGCTACACGGTGCCCGGGCGCGAGATGATCGACAGCATGGATGCGGTGCGGAGGCACGACTTTTCGGCCCGCGATCTGCCGGGCCACGGGCTCAAGGCGGTGGCGCGCCACTTCGGGCTCGCCGGTCCTTCGCGCGAGCACATCTCCGGCGCGCACGTGTACGAGGTGTTCCGGCGCGATCCGGAGCGGGTCTTGCGCTATGCGCGCGACGACGTGACGGAGGCCGCTGGTGTCGCGCGCCTGCTCGGCGGGGCCGCCTTTGCGCTGGCGCGCATGGCCCCGCGCCGCTACGAACGGCTCGCCGACGCGGGCCCGGCCACCGGGGTGCTCGATCCTCTGCTGGTGCGCGCCTACTTGCGCGCGGGCGCGGCCCTCCCCGTCCACCAGTCGAGCGATGGCACGCCGCACCAGGGCGCCGCGCTTCACCTCTTCGCCACCGGGGTCGCGCGGCGCATCGTCAAAGCCGACGTGGCGAGCCTCTATCCATCCTTGATGCGCCAATACGCCATCGGACCGGAGCGCGATCGGCTCGGCGTCTTGCTGGCGCTGGTCGACCGGCTCGTCGAGCAGCGCCTCGGCGCCAAAGCGAAGGCGCGCGCGTGCCCGCCGGGATCCGCGGAGCGTTACACGCACGAGGCGCTGTCGGCGGCGATGAAAATCGTGGTGAACTCGGCCTACGGCTATTTGGGCGCGGCATCGCTCACCCGCTTCGCCGATGTGCATGCCGCCAATGAGGTCACCCGGCGAGGGCGCGAGGTGCTCGATCTCCTCTGCCGCGAGCTCGCGGCGCGCGGGGTCACCTTGCTGGAGGCCGACACCGACGGTGTTTACTTCGCCGTGCCCGAGTCCTTCACCGAGACGGACGAGCGGCGCATCGTCGCCGAGGTGGCCACCTTGTTGCCATCGAAGGTCCATTTGGAGTTCGACGGCCGTTATGCGGCCATGCTCTCCCACGAGCCGAAGAACTACGCGCTGCAGCCGTACGACGGCGCGCTCGTCCTGCGCGGCGTGGCCTTTCGATCGAGCCGCGCGGAGCCCTTCGGCGAAGATTTCCTGCGCCGTGCCCTGCGCGCGCTCCTCGCCGGTCATGTCGCCGGCGTGCGCGAAGCGTACGTGGCCACCGTGGGCGCGCTGCGACGGCGGGGCATTTCCACCTACGACGTGGCGGCCCGCGTGCGCCTCACCAAATCATCCGCCCAATATGCCTCCACTCGCCTACAGCGACGGGAGCTCTCCTACGAGGCCGTACTCTCCAGCGGGCGCACCGCATGGACCTCCGGCGAGCACGTGCGCGTCTACCGCGCCACCGGCGGGCGCGCGGCGCTGCTCCCCGATCCGGACGCCGAGGAGAATCCGGAGCGCGATGGCGCGAGCCGCATCGACGATCCACGCGACTACGACGTGGACTATTACGTCCGCCTCCTGCGCGACACCTTCGCCGCCCGCCTTTCGCGCGCGCTCTCGCCCGAAGATTTCGCCGCGGCGTTCGCCGATCCGGAGCAGTTGTCGCTGTTCGACGCGTCCTTGACCCACGCGCGCCCCGTGCTGAATGTCTTGCGCGATCCGCTCTCGAATCGCACATAA
- a CDS encoding EamA family transporter, which yields MVALSAGGARAPRYAFPQLPAPLLFVLGGLSLYMGAALAVNLFKELSPSAVAWLRIFGSAVVLLAWRRPRISTWSKRRLVLAGVFGLITTVMNVTFYEAMSRMPLGNAVAIEFAGPVAVAAFGSRTRRDILALLMVTLGVVLIAQVEWKSSPLGLLLVGAAAVLWAGYIVLGKMVATGGNGIDDLAVGTAIGALVLSPLAWTTGSVWTSGRLLVLGVGVGVLSSVIPYGIDQVVLARVGRARFAVLLALLPLTASVIGVVVLRQIPHLTEALGALAVILGVALRSADSAS from the coding sequence ATGGTTGCTCTTTCCGCCGGCGGGGCCCGCGCGCCGCGGTATGCGTTTCCCCAGCTCCCGGCCCCGCTGCTGTTCGTCCTCGGCGGCTTGTCCCTCTACATGGGCGCCGCGCTGGCCGTGAACCTCTTCAAAGAGCTCTCGCCGTCGGCCGTGGCCTGGCTCCGCATCTTCGGCTCGGCGGTGGTCCTGCTCGCGTGGCGCCGCCCGCGCATCTCCACGTGGAGCAAGAGGCGCCTGGTGCTGGCGGGCGTATTCGGCCTGATCACCACGGTGATGAACGTGACCTTCTACGAAGCGATGTCGCGCATGCCGCTCGGCAACGCGGTGGCCATCGAGTTCGCGGGGCCCGTCGCCGTCGCCGCCTTTGGCTCGCGCACCCGCCGTGACATCCTGGCGCTGCTTATGGTGACCCTCGGCGTGGTGCTCATCGCCCAAGTCGAATGGAAATCGAGCCCGCTCGGTTTGCTGCTGGTCGGCGCCGCCGCCGTCCTCTGGGCCGGCTACATCGTGCTCGGCAAAATGGTGGCCACCGGCGGCAACGGCATCGACGATCTCGCCGTCGGCACGGCCATCGGCGCGCTGGTCCTCTCGCCGCTCGCGTGGACCACCGGCTCGGTGTGGACCTCGGGCCGCCTCTTGGTCCTCGGCGTCGGCGTGGGCGTTCTATCCAGCGTCATCCCGTACGGCATCGACCAAGTCGTGCTCGCGCGGGTCGGCCGGGCCAGGTTCGCGGTGCTCCTGGCCCTCTTGCCGCTCACGGCGAGCGTCATCGGCGTCGTCGTCCTCCGTCAGATCCCTCACCTCACCGAGGCCTTGGGCGCGCTGGCCGTCATCCTCGGCGTGGCCTTGCGCTCCGCGGACAGCGCTTCGTAG
- a CDS encoding RICIN domain-containing protein yields the protein MGAMGAQALPLAQAAGDPPEGTALTIQSVPNGLVADVSGGQMKQGQTILEYRYNDGKNQQWWLERSGAHYRIKSNVDGAWCMTRAGDGDLAKVVLGSCTTYLAEWDFQVLGGEKYRIKDPNGAYYLHVWNETEASGRELVTRANDAVGSQWFLTGLDVKRRPMPADPRLDQVTFLTTHNAFANTDEGFWGRFPNQSYGLRSQLDQGIRGLQLDIYPKGGKVLMCHGSCWGNERTFASGLTDVVGFLAATPSAIVTLFLEDYTSVEELGAAVGQVSGLSAVLFRPDQAGVRERGWPRVSELVASNRRLLVFSQRGGREGFGVMHDRDWTVENYWSLGTAGNDMACYSRWDEVPLSKEEPGFVRLHVMNHYRDIPTEGNAAADNGNKLRDRVQRYCGPAARRKPNYVAVDFFQKPEGNGGTGSLLSEMNGYW from the coding sequence ATGGGTGCGATGGGAGCGCAGGCCTTGCCGCTGGCCCAGGCGGCGGGGGATCCGCCGGAGGGCACGGCGCTCACCATCCAGAGCGTGCCCAATGGGTTGGTCGCCGATGTCTCGGGCGGTCAGATGAAGCAGGGGCAAACCATTTTGGAGTACCGCTACAACGATGGGAAAAACCAGCAATGGTGGCTCGAGCGCAGCGGCGCGCATTATCGCATCAAGAGCAACGTCGATGGCGCTTGGTGCATGACCCGCGCGGGTGATGGGGATTTGGCCAAGGTCGTCCTGGGCAGTTGCACGACGTATTTGGCGGAGTGGGATTTCCAGGTCCTGGGCGGCGAGAAATACCGCATCAAGGATCCGAACGGCGCGTATTACCTCCACGTCTGGAACGAGACAGAGGCCAGCGGGCGCGAGCTGGTCACCCGCGCCAACGACGCCGTCGGCTCCCAATGGTTCCTCACGGGGCTCGACGTGAAGCGGCGGCCCATGCCGGCGGATCCGCGGCTCGACCAGGTGACCTTCTTGACCACCCACAACGCCTTCGCCAACACCGACGAAGGGTTCTGGGGGCGATTTCCGAATCAGTCGTACGGGCTTCGCTCGCAGTTGGATCAGGGCATCCGCGGGCTCCAGTTGGATATCTATCCGAAGGGCGGCAAGGTGCTCATGTGCCATGGAAGCTGCTGGGGCAACGAACGCACGTTCGCGTCGGGGCTCACCGACGTGGTGGGCTTCCTCGCGGCGACGCCCAGCGCCATCGTCACCTTGTTCCTGGAGGACTACACGAGCGTGGAGGAGCTCGGGGCGGCGGTCGGCCAGGTGTCCGGGCTCTCCGCCGTGCTCTTCCGGCCCGATCAAGCGGGCGTGCGGGAGCGCGGCTGGCCGAGGGTGTCCGAGCTCGTGGCGAGCAACCGGCGGCTGCTGGTCTTTTCGCAGCGCGGGGGGCGCGAGGGGTTCGGGGTGATGCACGACCGCGATTGGACGGTCGAGAACTACTGGAGCCTCGGCACCGCGGGCAACGATATGGCCTGCTACAGCCGCTGGGACGAGGTTCCCCTGAGCAAAGAAGAACCGGGCTTCGTGCGGCTGCACGTGATGAACCACTACCGCGATATCCCCACCGAGGGCAACGCCGCCGCCGACAACGGCAACAAGCTGCGCGATCGGGTGCAGCGCTACTGCGGCCCCGCGGCGCGGAGAAAGCCGAACTACGTGGCGGTCGACTTTTTTCAGAAGCCCGAGGGAAACGGCGGCACCGGGTCGCTCCTTTCGGAGATGAACGGCTACTGGTAG